A DNA window from Hevea brasiliensis isolate MT/VB/25A 57/8 chromosome 2, ASM3005281v1, whole genome shotgun sequence contains the following coding sequences:
- the LOC131177891 gene encoding uncharacterized protein LOC131177891 produces MGHSIDNCGALRGRVQALIRNGWLKIEGNESLPNVTSNPLPNHGAGNGMNMIELGDESKESPLEPSINVIQLDSMSEALISPIAKGQELENWEAEDIPVLNLDGGQVLDLETAVKDGILRGSGGGLISTVGVEKLDLKMMFEVDGSTVRIYMSDLIVPNARPSDALQSRLMRDPTSSNGSLLANILALRQSKSSGIIRCTIPNVVTLLMKVSESCTQLALSILWAVCKLAPEECAALAVEAGLATKLLLLMQSSCTSAEAVIS; encoded by the exons ATGGGGCACTCAATTGATAATTGTGGAGCTCTTCGGGGAAGGGTACAAGCTCTGATCAGGAATGGATGgctaaaaattgagggaaatgaatCTCTTCCCAacgtcacttcaaacccattgcctAATCATGGTGCAGGCAATGGCATGAATATGATAGAACTTGGGGATGAAAGCAAAGAGTCTCCTTTAGAGCCATCCATCAATGTCATACAGCTAGACTCTATGTCCGAGGCACTGATTTCACCAATCGCTAAAGGACAAGAACTTGAAAATTGGGAAGCAGAAGATATCCCTGTgcttaatctcga TGGTGGGCAAGTGCTAGATCTGGAAACTGCCGTTAAAGATGGTATTTTACGTGGAAGTGGTGGAGGGTTGATTTCCACAGTCGGCGTTGAGAAATTGGATCTTAAAATGATGTTTGAAGTCGATGGAAGTACCGTCCGTATTTATATGTCCGATCTCATTGTACCCAATGCAAGACCCAGCGACGCTCTGCAGTCCAGACTTATGAGAGATCCAACATCCTCAAATGGTTCTCTCTTGGCCAATATACTTGCTTTACGGCAAAGCAAAAGCTCTGGGATAATACG TTGCACAATACCAAATGTTGTGACGTTGTTGATGAAAGTTTCAGAGAGCTGTACGCAGCTTGCTTTATCAATTTTGTGGGCAGTTTGCAAGCTTGCACCAGAAGAATGTGCTGCGCTTGCTGTGGAGGCAGGTTTGGCAACGAAGCTGCTTCTGTTAATGCAGAGTAGTTGTACCTCTGCTGAAGCAGTGATCAGCTGA